One stretch of Rosistilla oblonga DNA includes these proteins:
- the tal gene encoding transaldolase produces MNQLEQLKQYTTVVADTGDFESMKQYQPQDATTNPSLILQAAGKPEYAHLIEQAARDAGSKGTEAVIDRVLILFGLEILKIVPGRVSTEVDARLSFDTQGTIDKAHQLISAYEAEGISRDRVLIKIASTWEGIRAAEKLEREGIHCNLTLLFSFAQAVACAEAGVQLISPFVGRIYDWHKAKEGRDFAGAEDPGVISVTSIYNYYKKFDYKTEVMGASFRNIGQITSLAGCDLLTISPNLLQELADSDAEIKPALSVDAAQQSNQERITLDEKSFRFAFNEDAMATEKTAEGIRKFAADVVKLEKIDAIAGAAC; encoded by the coding sequence GACGCGACGACCAACCCGTCGTTGATCCTGCAAGCGGCCGGCAAACCCGAATACGCCCACCTGATCGAACAAGCGGCTCGCGATGCGGGAAGCAAGGGAACCGAGGCGGTCATCGATCGCGTGCTGATTCTGTTTGGACTAGAGATCCTCAAGATTGTGCCCGGCCGTGTTTCGACCGAAGTCGACGCAAGGTTGTCGTTCGACACCCAGGGTACGATCGACAAAGCCCATCAGTTGATCTCAGCTTACGAAGCCGAAGGGATCTCGCGGGACCGCGTTCTAATCAAGATCGCCTCGACCTGGGAGGGGATCCGCGCCGCCGAGAAACTCGAGCGCGAAGGCATCCACTGCAACCTGACACTGCTGTTCTCGTTCGCTCAAGCGGTCGCATGCGCCGAAGCAGGCGTGCAACTGATCTCACCGTTTGTCGGGCGGATCTATGATTGGCACAAAGCGAAAGAGGGCCGCGATTTTGCCGGCGCAGAGGATCCCGGCGTGATCTCGGTCACGTCGATCTACAACTACTACAAGAAGTTCGATTACAAGACCGAGGTGATGGGAGCGTCGTTCCGCAACATCGGCCAGATCACTTCCCTGGCCGGCTGCGATCTGCTGACGATCAGCCCCAACCTGCTGCAGGAACTGGCTGATTCCGACGCCGAGATCAAACCGGCGCTGTCGGTCGACGCGGCTCAACAATCGAACCAAGAACGAATCACCTTAGACGAGAAATCGTTCCGGTTCGCATTCAACGAAGATGCGATGGCGACCGAAAAAACGGCCGAAGGAATTCGCAAGTTCGCCGCCGACGTGGTCAAGCTGGAAAAGATCGACGCCATCGCCGGAGCGGCTTGCTAA
- a CDS encoding DUF1559 domain-containing protein, with product MKTRTICLLLLIWTPCLAFAQAVTAVPLTPTTTEAPASPAATAQPAQPAAEKEAAAPESYDSLAQRKSQLIGEYRDAEQQQQSELAIEKLAELFAVEVKLLEMAEEQLGADNVDLANAYRATPQGDGSLLAFSLYELGDYKRSAEFYSQTLNIARRRTDLKLEVYNDLVWLNRRAQRLAEATPAEIERYNAALKTSKEVEALMGAKQYDRLVASGPEALATRREIAGITPRLASEYGSLAAALVKTGKNEEAEEAYDTTLEMYEQTLGKETVRYATILYNKAIFYRDLDRLADAEAALLETRRIENRLGVDVESQMMTLNEIAGLYRKTQEAEKFDGIVGEYRRLERNSHLGLVALQRHIPLDAYLVGSFDPAALVEDESLKFLPHELLASLSSGAFGVDPAAIQSAVGFLSVAPIEQALCWGVLLKPLVGEQLALKLPVETAGASLGDFNYQKTVGESGFVACHGTLADGTLFVGTEAALKQVLAMQRAKPEVAESSKLSRRLREMHGSGKALVAFDMSKVQLFAQAVFAEMPPVPPQLANLKSLPDHLDSASLVVSFKESPYVSLQMLPRADSSVDNLGAIAQQALEFGANQLLQTVTDGVQAAGSPIAQPVQAYLERVIRAKYQELTPRAEAGQLVIQMDNILDVEAALHVGLLIPAVQGAQMSAQGMSGMNNLKQIALAMHNYHDTYATLPGRRVRPDGKPTGLSWRVHVLPFLEQTELYEQFRLDEPWDSDHNKALIEKMPAVFASPGIELPAGKTIYLTLDGSGTLMQNDSATRFRDITDGLSNTIMAVEANPDQAVVWTKPDDLAYDPQQPLVGLGQSRPEGFYIMLADGAVRLQPADVDPKTVAAMASIAGGEVIELE from the coding sequence ATGAAGACCCGAACTATCTGTCTGCTGTTATTGATTTGGACGCCCTGTCTGGCGTTCGCCCAGGCAGTCACTGCTGTGCCCCTGACGCCCACCACCACCGAGGCTCCGGCGTCTCCCGCGGCGACCGCTCAGCCGGCACAGCCAGCGGCGGAAAAGGAGGCTGCGGCTCCTGAGAGCTACGATTCGTTGGCTCAGCGGAAATCGCAGTTGATCGGCGAGTATCGCGATGCCGAGCAACAGCAACAGTCGGAGCTGGCGATCGAAAAGCTGGCCGAGCTGTTTGCCGTCGAGGTGAAGTTGTTGGAGATGGCGGAGGAGCAGTTGGGGGCTGACAACGTCGACCTGGCGAATGCTTATCGCGCGACGCCGCAAGGGGACGGCAGTCTGTTGGCCTTTTCGCTCTACGAGCTAGGCGACTACAAACGCTCGGCCGAGTTCTACAGCCAGACGCTCAACATCGCTCGTCGGCGGACCGATCTGAAGCTGGAAGTTTATAACGATCTGGTTTGGCTGAACCGTCGCGCTCAGCGTCTTGCGGAAGCGACTCCCGCAGAGATCGAACGCTACAATGCGGCGCTCAAAACGTCGAAAGAAGTAGAGGCCCTGATGGGGGCGAAGCAGTACGACCGCTTGGTGGCGAGCGGCCCTGAGGCGTTGGCCACGCGTCGCGAGATCGCTGGTATCACTCCAAGGCTGGCCAGTGAATACGGAAGTTTGGCAGCTGCATTAGTGAAGACGGGGAAGAACGAAGAGGCCGAGGAAGCCTACGATACGACGCTCGAGATGTATGAGCAGACGTTGGGCAAAGAGACCGTTCGATATGCGACGATCTTGTACAACAAAGCGATCTTTTATCGCGACCTGGACCGCTTGGCCGATGCCGAGGCGGCGCTGTTGGAGACGCGGAGGATCGAAAACCGCTTGGGCGTCGATGTCGAGTCGCAAATGATGACGCTCAACGAGATTGCGGGCTTGTATCGCAAGACGCAGGAGGCGGAGAAGTTCGATGGAATCGTTGGTGAATATCGTCGATTGGAGCGAAATTCGCACCTGGGCTTGGTCGCTCTTCAACGCCATATCCCGCTGGACGCGTATCTCGTTGGCAGTTTCGACCCGGCCGCTCTCGTTGAAGACGAGTCGCTGAAATTTCTGCCGCACGAACTGTTGGCAAGCTTGTCGAGTGGAGCGTTTGGGGTCGATCCTGCTGCGATCCAATCGGCAGTTGGTTTTCTGAGCGTCGCGCCTATCGAACAGGCTCTCTGTTGGGGCGTGCTGTTGAAACCTCTTGTTGGGGAGCAGTTGGCGCTCAAGTTGCCTGTCGAGACAGCTGGTGCGAGCCTCGGCGACTTTAACTATCAAAAGACCGTTGGTGAGTCGGGATTTGTTGCCTGCCACGGGACGCTCGCCGACGGCACGTTGTTTGTGGGAACGGAGGCTGCGCTCAAACAGGTGTTGGCGATGCAGCGAGCCAAGCCCGAGGTTGCCGAAAGCAGCAAATTGAGTCGCCGGCTGCGCGAGATGCATGGCAGCGGCAAAGCCTTGGTCGCGTTTGACATGTCCAAGGTTCAGTTGTTCGCTCAAGCCGTGTTCGCGGAGATGCCTCCCGTGCCGCCACAGCTTGCGAATCTGAAGTCGCTTCCGGATCATCTCGATTCAGCTAGCCTAGTGGTTTCGTTTAAAGAGTCGCCGTACGTGTCGTTGCAGATGCTGCCACGCGCCGATTCGTCCGTTGACAATCTGGGCGCGATCGCTCAACAGGCCTTGGAGTTTGGTGCGAATCAGTTGCTGCAGACAGTCACCGATGGGGTTCAAGCGGCCGGCAGCCCGATCGCTCAGCCAGTGCAGGCTTATCTCGAGCGGGTGATCCGTGCGAAGTACCAGGAGCTGACGCCGCGAGCCGAAGCGGGCCAGTTGGTGATACAAATGGATAACATTCTGGACGTCGAGGCCGCGCTGCATGTGGGGCTGCTGATTCCAGCGGTTCAGGGTGCCCAGATGTCGGCTCAAGGCATGAGTGGGATGAACAACCTGAAGCAGATTGCTTTAGCGATGCACAACTATCATGACACTTATGCTACGTTGCCAGGACGTCGTGTTCGGCCCGATGGGAAACCGACGGGGCTAAGTTGGCGAGTTCACGTGCTGCCCTTCTTGGAACAGACAGAACTCTATGAACAGTTCCGTCTCGACGAGCCCTGGGACAGCGACCACAACAAGGCGTTGATCGAGAAGATGCCCGCAGTTTTTGCCTCGCCAGGTATTGAATTGCCAGCAGGCAAGACGATCTACTTGACCTTGGATGGCTCTGGGACGCTGATGCAAAACGACAGCGCGACGCGGTTCCGCGATATTACCGATGGGTTGTCCAATACGATCATGGCGGTCGAAGCGAATCCCGATCAAGCCGTCGTGTGGACCAAACCCGACGACCTTGCTTACGACCCACAGCAGCCTCTCGTTGGCTTGGGGCAGTCGCGTCCGGAAGGCTTTTATATCATGCTGGCCGATGGGGCGGTCCGCTTGCAACCGGCCGATGTCGATCCCAAAACCGTCGCCGCGATGGCGTCGATCGCGGGTGGGGAAGTTATCGAGTTGGAATAG
- a CDS encoding Gfo/Idh/MocA family protein, protein MQSSPENSRRQFLKRSAATSALAVAAPLVVAPHVLGKTRVAPSDKISLGVIGIGPRCRYDLKSMLSLDDVQCVALADVQQSRRVEGKKFIDGHYGNDDCVVYDDFRELLAREDIDTVIVATGDRWHASASMLAAEAGKDVYSEKPCGITIELCQQLAETMKRTGRVFQAGTQRRSVPNFQQAVQLAQSGALGKLHTLYASVYIPSLDNSWLPGEPTPDRETCDWNMWLGPAPWRPYNSKYVSGGWRGYHDFDSGARLLDWGAHTVDLCQMANGSDDTLPVEYTPSETNITCRYANGVKLVIDFLKDPFGDRGPKWITRLGTCPVRFVGSEGSVETGDSGEIVVKPADLQTRVGDYKRVVGLDVTAHARDFFDCVKSRKAPVANGEVMRRSHVACHAAALAWILQRKLTLDPKTEAFIGDDEANRLRSRPVRDWA, encoded by the coding sequence GTGCAAAGCAGCCCCGAAAATTCCCGTCGTCAGTTTCTGAAACGCTCCGCCGCCACGTCGGCGCTTGCCGTCGCAGCGCCATTGGTCGTCGCTCCCCATGTGCTTGGTAAGACTCGCGTCGCACCGAGTGACAAGATTTCATTGGGTGTGATCGGGATCGGGCCGCGCTGTCGGTACGATCTGAAGTCGATGTTGTCGCTCGATGATGTGCAATGCGTTGCTCTGGCCGACGTTCAGCAGTCGCGCCGCGTCGAGGGGAAGAAGTTCATCGATGGCCACTACGGCAACGATGACTGTGTGGTCTACGACGACTTTCGTGAACTCCTAGCGCGTGAGGATATCGACACCGTCATCGTCGCGACTGGCGATCGGTGGCATGCGTCGGCATCGATGTTGGCTGCCGAGGCGGGCAAGGATGTCTACAGTGAGAAGCCCTGTGGGATCACGATCGAGCTGTGTCAGCAGTTGGCTGAAACGATGAAGCGGACCGGTCGCGTGTTCCAAGCGGGGACGCAGCGGCGTAGCGTTCCGAACTTTCAGCAAGCCGTCCAATTGGCTCAGAGCGGTGCGTTGGGCAAATTGCACACGCTTTATGCTTCGGTCTACATTCCCTCGCTGGACAACAGTTGGTTGCCGGGCGAACCGACGCCAGATCGCGAGACCTGTGATTGGAATATGTGGTTGGGCCCGGCGCCGTGGCGTCCTTACAACAGCAAGTACGTGAGCGGTGGCTGGCGTGGGTATCATGATTTTGATTCGGGAGCTCGGCTGTTGGACTGGGGGGCGCATACGGTCGACCTGTGTCAGATGGCAAACGGTTCGGACGACACGTTGCCGGTCGAATACACGCCATCGGAAACGAACATCACCTGCAGGTACGCCAACGGTGTGAAGTTGGTGATCGATTTCTTGAAGGATCCGTTTGGCGATCGGGGGCCGAAGTGGATCACGCGGTTAGGGACCTGCCCTGTCCGATTTGTTGGATCCGAAGGTTCGGTGGAAACCGGCGACAGCGGCGAGATTGTCGTGAAGCCGGCTGACTTGCAAACGCGCGTGGGAGACTACAAACGCGTGGTTGGGCTGGACGTAACGGCGCACGCTCGCGACTTCTTCGATTGTGTGAAGTCTCGCAAAGCGCCGGTTGCCAACGGCGAAGTGATGCGGCGATCCCACGTCGCATGCCACGCTGCAGCCCTCGCCTGGATATTGCAACGCAAGTTGACGCTCGACCCGAAAACCGAAGCGTTCATCGGCGATGACGAAGCGAATCGGCTGCGTTCGCGACCGGTTCGTGATTGGGCCTAG
- the rpsJ gene encoding 30S ribosomal protein S10, protein MIRIRMEAYDHSILDQSAADIVDTVKRTHSEVHGPIPLPTRIERYTVISGPFVNKKARQQFEIRTHKRLIDIVQATAKTIEALNKLSLPAGVDIKIKATAS, encoded by the coding sequence ATCATCCGAATCCGCATGGAAGCCTACGATCATTCGATCTTGGACCAGAGTGCGGCCGATATAGTTGATACCGTGAAGCGGACTCACAGTGAAGTTCACGGGCCGATCCCATTGCCGACTCGCATCGAGCGATATACGGTAATCTCTGGGCCATTCGTGAACAAGAAAGCTCGTCAGCAGTTCGAAATCCGAACGCACAAGCGATTGATCGACATTGTCCAAGCCACCGCTAAGACGATCGAAGCTCTCAACAAGTTGAGCTTGCCTGCCGGTGTGGACATCAAGATCAAGGCAACCGCTAGCTAG
- the rplC gene encoding 50S ribosomal protein L3 — protein sequence MTQLYSDDGTAITVTVLEAGPCNVLQVRTQERDGYQAVQLGFSDKPRRLASRSERGHVAKLDSKRQRDRSKSGAAPMAKADCEPQRFVREIRGESGLEVGAQVNVDAFAEVKAVDVTGTSKGRGFAGVMKRHNFSGQRATHGVKKVHRHAGGTGCSASPSRTFKGRRMAGHYGNAKHTKRNLQVVRVDAENNLIMVRGGVPGPAGGYVVIRETNMVRLERWQA from the coding sequence ATGACGCAGTTGTACTCCGACGACGGCACGGCGATCACCGTGACCGTGCTCGAAGCTGGTCCATGCAATGTTTTGCAAGTTCGCACTCAGGAGCGTGATGGTTACCAAGCCGTGCAGCTAGGCTTTTCTGATAAGCCTCGCCGATTGGCCAGCCGCAGCGAACGCGGCCATGTCGCCAAGCTAGACAGCAAGCGACAACGCGACCGCAGCAAGTCGGGCGCAGCTCCAATGGCCAAGGCCGATTGCGAGCCGCAACGCTTTGTTCGCGAAATCCGTGGCGAATCGGGCCTCGAAGTTGGTGCACAAGTCAACGTTGATGCTTTTGCAGAAGTCAAAGCTGTCGACGTCACCGGCACTAGCAAGGGTCGTGGTTTCGCGGGTGTCATGAAACGACACAACTTCTCCGGTCAACGTGCAACGCACGGTGTCAAGAAGGTCCACCGTCACGCTGGTGGTACCGGATGTAGTGCCTCGCCAAGCCGCACCTTCAAGGGACGTCGCATGGCCGGCCATTACGGAAATGCGAAGCACACAAAACGAAACCTTCAGGTTGTGCGTGTCGATGCCGAAAACAATTTGATCATGGTACGCGGTGGCGTTCCAGGTCCGGCTGGTGGATACGTTGTCATCCGCGAAACGAACATGGTCAGGTTGGAAAGATGGCAAGCCTAA
- the rplD gene encoding 50S ribosomal protein L4, with translation MASLTIYNASGSEVGKYDIDPAVIAPRISKQLLHDACVMYQANARMGTHRTKSRAEVAGHKKKLFRQKGTGNARMGHKHTNVRTGGGHGHAIRPRDYSYKMPKKAMQAATRMAIASKIIDQELVVIDKLEFDKPATKTMAGILKALGIDGKTALVATAGRCVNTYKSGRNIAGVSVSPVADLNALTVIKPHRILITKDALDRIRDGVFKQAAENNESASEAEAS, from the coding sequence ATGGCAAGCCTAACAATTTACAACGCAAGTGGCAGCGAAGTCGGCAAGTACGACATCGATCCTGCTGTAATTGCACCACGAATCAGCAAGCAGTTGCTGCACGATGCGTGCGTGATGTACCAAGCGAACGCTCGCATGGGAACTCACCGCACCAAGTCTCGTGCAGAAGTTGCTGGTCACAAGAAGAAGCTGTTCCGTCAAAAGGGAACCGGTAACGCCCGTATGGGTCACAAGCACACCAACGTGCGAACCGGTGGTGGTCACGGCCACGCGATCCGCCCTCGAGACTACAGCTACAAGATGCCTAAAAAGGCGATGCAAGCTGCGACTCGCATGGCGATCGCCAGCAAGATCATCGACCAAGAACTGGTCGTCATCGACAAGCTGGAATTTGACAAGCCAGCGACCAAGACGATGGCCGGCATCCTGAAAGCACTGGGAATCGACGGCAAGACCGCATTGGTCGCAACCGCTGGTCGCTGTGTCAACACGTACAAGAGTGGCCGCAACATCGCAGGCGTTAGCGTCTCGCCCGTTGCCGACCTCAACGCACTGACGGTTATCAAGCCTCACCGAATCTTGATCACCAAAGACGCGTTGGATCGGATCCGCGACGGCGTGTTCAAGCAAGCGGCTGAGAACAACGAGAGTGCATCAGAAGCGGAGGCCTCGTAA
- the rplW gene encoding 50S ribosomal protein L23, which produces MSTTTEQQVRLDAHREKGVQLESYQVLLRPLVTEKGVHRASRNNQYAFEIHKAANKDDVRAAVEDLFNVKVEKVRIQNRKGKPRRFKFRSGRSADWKKALVTLDAEHRIDFF; this is translated from the coding sequence ATGTCGACCACAACAGAACAACAAGTACGACTCGACGCACACCGCGAAAAAGGTGTGCAACTGGAATCGTACCAAGTCTTGCTGCGACCGCTGGTTACCGAAAAGGGTGTCCACCGCGCGAGCCGCAACAATCAATACGCATTTGAAATCCACAAGGCTGCAAACAAAGACGACGTCCGTGCTGCGGTCGAAGACTTGTTTAACGTCAAGGTTGAAAAGGTTCGCATCCAGAACCGCAAAGGCAAGCCACGTCGCTTCAAGTTCCGCTCGGGTCGCTCCGCAGACTGGAAGAAAGCACTGGTCACCCTCGATGCGGAACACCGAATCGATTTCTTCTAG
- the rplB gene encoding 50S ribosomal protein L2: protein MGIRVYKPTSAGRRNASVSDFKELTKGAVPEKRLLRPKRKTAGRNNQGKITARHRGGGHKQMYRIIDFRRVKDNIPATVDSIQYDPNRSARIALLKYADGEKHYVIAPDGLTAGDPVLNGPDAPPKVGNCLPLKNIPLGTTVCCVELRPGAGASFCRSAGTEATLMAREADWAQLSLPSGEIRRVSSKCRATIGKVSNTDHMKVVLGKAGRARWLGRRPHVRGTAMNPIDHPHGGGEGRTKGGRHPVSPQGKNAKGGATRQRRKPSNSSIVRRRRSRRYGQLKLIK, encoded by the coding sequence ATGGGCATTCGAGTATACAAGCCAACGTCCGCCGGCCGTCGCAACGCGTCGGTCAGCGACTTCAAAGAGCTGACGAAGGGTGCAGTCCCTGAGAAACGCTTGTTGCGTCCGAAGCGTAAGACCGCGGGCCGTAACAACCAAGGCAAGATCACTGCACGTCACCGTGGTGGCGGACACAAGCAGATGTACCGCATCATCGACTTCCGTCGCGTCAAGGATAACATCCCTGCGACTGTCGATTCGATCCAGTACGACCCAAACCGTTCGGCTCGTATTGCACTGCTGAAGTACGCCGACGGCGAAAAGCATTACGTCATCGCTCCCGATGGCTTGACGGCTGGCGATCCCGTCCTCAACGGACCCGACGCGCCGCCAAAAGTTGGCAATTGCTTGCCACTGAAAAACATTCCTTTGGGAACCACCGTCTGCTGTGTTGAACTGCGTCCCGGAGCGGGTGCATCGTTCTGCCGGTCGGCTGGAACCGAAGCAACATTGATGGCTCGCGAAGCCGATTGGGCTCAGCTCTCCTTGCCAAGTGGCGAAATTCGCCGCGTGTCGAGCAAGTGCCGTGCGACCATCGGTAAAGTTAGCAACACCGATCACATGAAGGTTGTGCTGGGTAAAGCCGGCCGAGCCCGTTGGTTGGGACGTCGTCCACACGTTCGCGGTACCGCGATGAACCCGATCGATCACCCGCACGGTGGTGGTGAAGGACGAACGAAGGGTGGGCGTCACCCAGTTAGCCCTCAGGGCAAGAATGCCAAGGGTGGTGCGACTCGCCAACGACGTAAACCGAGCAACAGCTCGATCGTACGTCGCCGCCGATCGCGTCGCTACGGCCAGTTGAAATTGATTAAGTAA
- the rpsS gene encoding 30S ribosomal protein S19, which produces MSRSSKKGPFVDPKVFAKVQKQLEGGKKEPIKTWARACTIVPEFVNLTFMVHDGRKHMKVLVSEDMVGHKLGEFAPTRTFRGHGGKKK; this is translated from the coding sequence ATGAGTCGTTCGAGCAAAAAAGGCCCATTCGTTGATCCTAAAGTCTTTGCCAAGGTGCAGAAGCAGCTTGAAGGAGGCAAGAAGGAGCCAATCAAAACGTGGGCGAGAGCCTGCACGATCGTGCCTGAGTTTGTCAATTTGACATTCATGGTTCACGACGGTCGCAAGCACATGAAGGTGCTCGTAAGCGAAGATATGGTTGGTCACAAATTGGGTGAATTTGCTCCGACGCGCACATTCCGTGGTCACGGCGGCAAGAAGAAGTAG
- the rplV gene encoding 50S ribosomal protein L22, giving the protein MSFNASHRYCRMSAQKVRLVADLIRGKYADEALDILKYQPQRGARMLEKVLRSAIGNAQDPDQNGGRNIGVEELVVNDVRVDGGPMFKRIRPRARGTAFMIKKRMSHIHVGVVPLDEI; this is encoded by the coding sequence ATGTCATTCAATGCCTCCCATCGTTATTGTCGCATGAGCGCCCAAAAGGTTCGCCTGGTTGCGGATCTAATCCGGGGTAAGTATGCCGACGAAGCGTTGGATATTTTAAAGTATCAGCCACAACGTGGTGCTCGCATGTTGGAGAAGGTTCTCCGCAGTGCGATTGGCAACGCCCAAGACCCCGATCAAAACGGCGGCCGCAACATTGGCGTGGAAGAATTGGTGGTCAACGACGTTCGCGTCGATGGCGGGCCGATGTTCAAGCGGATCCGGCCTCGTGCCCGTGGTACCGCGTTCATGATCAAGAAGCGAATGAGCCACATTCACGTCGGCGTAGTGCCGTTGGATGAGATTTAA
- the rpsC gene encoding 30S ribosomal protein S3, translating into MGQKVNPVAFRTGVTVGWKSRWYASKKQFGELLLEDKKVRDHIKNHPKRTQYRNAGIDRIEIERTTDEVRVIMFVARPGLIIGKKGQEVELLQEELQNLTGRRINLKIEEIGRPEIMAQLVAEDICQQLAKRSSFRRTMKRSMEQTMDAGAKGIKIQLAGRLGGAEMARREKQSLGSVPLSTLTAKIDYGFAEAKTAQGHIGVQVWVNQGTHGEETDGADAQEGQASKKPKRTYKR; encoded by the coding sequence ATGGGACAAAAAGTCAATCCAGTTGCGTTTCGAACCGGTGTTACTGTCGGCTGGAAGAGCCGTTGGTACGCTTCGAAGAAACAGTTCGGTGAACTGTTGCTTGAAGACAAGAAGGTTCGCGACCACATCAAGAACCACCCCAAGCGGACTCAGTACCGCAACGCGGGTATCGACCGGATTGAAATCGAACGAACTACAGACGAAGTTCGCGTGATCATGTTTGTCGCGCGTCCTGGTCTAATTATTGGTAAGAAGGGTCAGGAAGTGGAGCTGCTTCAAGAGGAGCTGCAAAACCTGACCGGTCGTCGGATCAATTTGAAAATCGAAGAGATCGGACGTCCAGAGATTATGGCTCAGTTGGTGGCAGAGGATATCTGTCAACAACTGGCAAAGCGATCAAGCTTCCGTCGAACAATGAAACGTTCGATGGAGCAAACCATGGATGCGGGTGCCAAAGGCATCAAGATCCAACTGGCTGGCCGGTTGGGTGGCGCGGAAATGGCTCGGCGTGAGAAACAAAGTTTAGGTTCGGTTCCCCTGAGCACCTTGACTGCCAAGATCGACTACGGATTCGCGGAAGCGAAAACGGCTCAAGGTCATATTGGTGTTCAGGTGTGGGTTAACCAAGGTACACACGGAGAAGAGACCGATGGCGCTGATGCCCAAGAGGGTCAAGCATCGAAAAAGCCAAAGAGGACGTATAAAAGGTAG
- the rplP gene encoding 50S ribosomal protein L16, producing the protein MALMPKRVKHRKSQRGRIKGSATRGNTVVFGDFGLQSLEPGWIRAQTIEAGRIAAQQYVRGEGTLYIRLFPHRSITSTPLETRMGKGKGEPEAWVAVVKPGTILYELGGVTEQQAKVCFARLASKMPVKVRFVSRRAM; encoded by the coding sequence ATGGCGCTGATGCCCAAGAGGGTCAAGCATCGAAAAAGCCAAAGAGGACGTATAAAAGGTAGCGCGACTCGCGGCAACACGGTCGTCTTTGGTGACTTTGGTCTGCAATCCCTGGAACCAGGGTGGATCCGAGCTCAAACGATCGAAGCTGGCCGTATCGCAGCCCAACAATACGTTCGTGGTGAAGGTACGCTTTACATTCGTCTATTCCCCCATCGTTCGATCACCAGCACTCCGCTGGAAACTCGGATGGGTAAGGGTAAGGGCGAGCCCGAAGCGTGGGTGGCAGTCGTTAAGCCTGGCACCATCCTGTACGAGCTTGGCGGTGTAACAGAACAGCAAGCGAAGGTATGTTTTGCGCGTCTCGCGTCGAAGATGCCTGTCAAGGTGAGGTTCGTTTCGCGGCGTGCGATGTAA
- the rpmC gene encoding 50S ribosomal protein L29, producing the protein MMKITELREMSDEQLQLTLKETAEKLFHLKFQAQTERLDAPSEIRKSRRLIARIKTIQTQRAPQAAAEGEAAAT; encoded by the coding sequence GTGATGAAAATTACTGAACTACGAGAAATGAGCGACGAGCAACTGCAGCTCACGCTCAAAGAAACTGCGGAAAAGTTGTTCCATTTGAAGTTTCAAGCTCAAACCGAACGATTGGACGCGCCAAGTGAGATTCGCAAGAGTCGACGATTGATCGCGCGGATTAAGACAATTCAGACCCAGCGTGCTCCCCAAGCTGCCGCCGAAGGCGAAGCTGCGGCGACTTAG
- the rplN gene encoding 50S ribosomal protein L14, whose amino-acid sequence MIQQETRLTVADNTGAREVMCIKVLGGSRRRTAGLGDVIVCSVKSTIPGSDVKKKAVVKAVIVRTKSPTRRNDGSYIRFDSNAVVIVDNDKNPRGTRIFGAVARELREKSFMKIVSLASEVV is encoded by the coding sequence ATGATCCAACAAGAAACAAGACTAACCGTTGCCGACAACACTGGCGCTCGCGAAGTGATGTGCATCAAGGTTCTCGGTGGCTCGCGCCGTCGCACCGCCGGACTCGGCGATGTGATCGTGTGCAGCGTCAAGAGCACGATTCCTGGCAGCGATGTCAAGAAGAAGGCGGTTGTGAAAGCGGTGATCGTGCGAACTAAGTCGCCGACCCGTCGCAACGACGGCAGCTACATTCGCTTCGACAGCAATGCCGTTGTGATCGTCGATAACGACAAAAACCCTCGCGGCACTCGTATCTTCGGTGCTGTGGCTCGCGAACTTCGTGAGAAGAGCTTTATGAAGATTGTCAGTTTGGCCAGCGAAGTAGTTTGA
- the rplX gene encoding 50S ribosomal protein L24 has translation MLIKVDDNVKVIAGADKGTTGKVLKVDHKKNKVLVEGVARVWKHVRKSQKNPQGGRLNKEMPISISNVMIVCPQTGKPSRIGVRYLKDGTKERYAKVSGASLGAMSPPRPAYAS, from the coding sequence ATGCTGATCAAAGTTGATGATAACGTAAAAGTGATCGCGGGTGCCGACAAAGGCACGACCGGCAAGGTCTTGAAAGTTGATCACAAGAAAAACAAGGTTCTCGTCGAAGGCGTCGCTCGCGTGTGGAAGCACGTTCGCAAGAGCCAGAAGAACCCGCAAGGTGGCCGATTGAACAAAGAGATGCCAATCAGCATCTCCAACGTCATGATCGTTTGCCCGCAAACCGGCAAGCCATCGCGAATTGGCGTCCGTTACCTCAAAGACGGCACCAAGGAACGCTACGCAAAAGTCTCGGGCGCTTCGCTCGGGGCGATGAGTCCTCCACGACCCGCTTACGCGTCGTAG